In Microbacterium binotii, one DNA window encodes the following:
- a CDS encoding GNAT family N-acetyltransferase: protein MSNIIVTPARAEELRPAASILAEAFEHDPVLGVIVPQRDRRRERLTDLFEATLNAGPYTTGTVDLARSSDGELLGVAAWEGPEARRGALGRLARRLPLFVRSMGWMRLAGAFAMLSRMERYRPTAPHWYLAEIGVNPRARGRGVGATLLSTHLRALDTMRQNAYLESSTPDNRRLYRRFGFEELAPITGLPGARPVAMLRRPVG, encoded by the coding sequence ATGTCGAACATCATCGTCACTCCCGCCCGCGCCGAGGAGCTGCGTCCCGCGGCCTCGATCCTCGCCGAGGCTTTCGAGCACGACCCCGTTCTCGGCGTCATCGTGCCGCAGCGCGACCGCCGGCGCGAGCGCCTGACGGATCTGTTCGAGGCGACACTGAACGCCGGACCGTACACGACGGGCACGGTCGATCTCGCCCGCAGCAGTGACGGCGAACTGCTGGGCGTGGCGGCGTGGGAGGGACCCGAAGCGCGGCGCGGGGCGCTGGGGCGCCTAGCCCGTCGACTCCCGCTGTTCGTCCGCTCGATGGGATGGATGCGGCTCGCGGGTGCCTTCGCGATGCTGAGCCGGATGGAGCGGTACCGGCCGACGGCGCCGCACTGGTACCTGGCCGAGATCGGCGTCAACCCCCGCGCCCGCGGTCGAGGCGTGGGAGCGACCCTGCTCTCCACGCACCTGCGTGCGCTCGACACCATGCGCCAGAACGCGTACCTCGAATCATCGACCCCTGACAACCGGCGTCTCTACCGTCGATTCGGCTTCGAGGAGCTCGCTCCCATCACGGGCCTTCCCGGAGCCCGGCCGGTCGCCATGCTGCGTCGCCCGGTGGGCTGA
- a CDS encoding TetR/AcrR family transcriptional regulator: MKDEPQSRPYLGVTERRRQLLDAAVEVMVEEGAGALSLRSVAQRAGVAHRVVNYAFGTKAALVAALLDRESERLAARVWAEPLPAQTLEVAVAAALGSFLAEVRSDPRRFERLAELTTLARASDALVDAARAESAAYRRMIAERLELWCAQRGTQLVSPQVVVSAIHAAADGLAEWWLTTRDDAQVEGVIAVLAGGFASVPVMQ, from the coding sequence GTGAAGGATGAACCACAGTCACGGCCCTATCTGGGAGTGACGGAACGTCGCAGGCAGCTCCTCGATGCGGCCGTGGAGGTCATGGTGGAAGAGGGCGCCGGTGCTCTCTCCTTGCGCTCGGTGGCGCAGCGTGCCGGCGTGGCGCATCGCGTGGTGAACTACGCGTTCGGGACGAAGGCTGCGCTCGTCGCCGCATTGCTGGATCGGGAGTCCGAGCGCCTCGCTGCGCGGGTCTGGGCCGAGCCGCTACCTGCCCAGACGTTGGAGGTGGCGGTGGCCGCGGCGCTGGGCTCCTTCCTTGCGGAGGTGCGCTCCGACCCCCGCAGGTTCGAGCGCCTGGCGGAACTGACCACTCTCGCCCGCGCATCCGATGCGCTGGTGGATGCGGCTCGCGCGGAATCCGCCGCGTATCGGCGGATGATCGCGGAGCGGCTCGAGCTCTGGTGTGCGCAGCGCGGCACCCAATTGGTATCGCCGCAGGTGGTGGTCTCGGCGATCCATGCGGCGGCGGACGGGCTCGCGGAGTGGTGGCTCACGACGCGGGATGACGCTCAGGTGGAGGGGGTGATCGCCGTGCTCGCGGGTGGTTTCGCGAGTGTTCCGGTGATGCAGTAA
- a CDS encoding nucleotidyltransferase domain-containing protein, with amino-acid sequence MDSAVHSVIQVGSYARGTETMASDLDLVVIVDDPRVAAESAVVHALFPRARVIAHRRWGPVHEVRLRTSSGLVVELDLASESWLEVPLDAGTARVLGDGHLVLYDAGVAAVAIAALDRG; translated from the coding sequence GTGGATTCGGCCGTTCATTCGGTGATCCAGGTGGGCTCCTACGCACGCGGCACCGAGACGATGGCGAGCGACCTCGACCTCGTCGTGATCGTCGACGATCCCCGCGTTGCCGCGGAGAGCGCCGTCGTTCACGCACTGTTCCCGCGCGCGCGAGTGATCGCCCACCGTCGGTGGGGTCCGGTTCACGAGGTGCGGTTGCGCACGTCGTCCGGGCTCGTGGTGGAGCTGGACCTCGCGTCGGAGTCCTGGCTCGAGGTGCCGCTCGACGCCGGCACGGCGCGGGTCCTCGGCGACGGTCATCTCGTCCTCTACGACGCGGGCGTCGCGGCAGTGGCGATCGCTGCGCTCGACCGAGGCTGA
- a CDS encoding LysE family translocator, with product MIPFENLVAFVVTSVVIIVIPGPSVLFVIGRSIALGRRAGVLSVVGNALGTVPAVVAVAFGVGAIVASSVVAFTVIKVAGAVYLVWLGIQAIRHRRARVDGVDRAPVSTFTLLRQGFVVGLTNPKTIAFFVAVLPQFVDPASGAVWLQLLLLGLIFQTLALVCDSVWALAAGTARAWFGRSPRRISTLSGAGGVMMIGLGGVLAVSGSKS from the coding sequence ATGATCCCGTTCGAGAACCTCGTCGCCTTCGTCGTGACGTCGGTGGTGATCATCGTGATCCCCGGGCCCAGTGTGCTGTTCGTGATCGGACGATCGATCGCGCTCGGGCGTCGCGCCGGTGTTCTGAGTGTCGTGGGCAACGCCCTCGGCACGGTGCCCGCGGTCGTGGCGGTCGCCTTCGGTGTCGGCGCGATCGTCGCTTCATCCGTCGTCGCGTTCACGGTCATCAAGGTCGCTGGCGCGGTGTATCTCGTCTGGCTCGGAATCCAGGCGATCCGTCACCGGCGCGCCCGCGTCGACGGTGTCGACCGTGCGCCGGTCTCGACCTTCACGTTGCTGCGCCAGGGCTTCGTCGTGGGGCTCACGAACCCGAAGACGATCGCCTTCTTCGTGGCGGTCCTGCCGCAGTTCGTCGACCCTGCGAGTGGTGCGGTATGGCTGCAGCTGCTGCTCTTGGGACTGATCTTCCAGACGCTCGCTCTCGTATGCGACAGCGTGTGGGCGCTCGCCGCGGGAACGGCGCGGGCCTGGTTCGGCCGTTCGCCGCGACGTATCTCCACGCTCTCCGGCGCCGGCGGCGTCATGATGATCGGTCTCGGCGGGGTGCTGGCGGTCAGCGGTTCGAAGAGCTGA
- a CDS encoding GNAT family N-acetyltransferase: MTAPRPLPTGYRLHADPPTAADYCTLRAESGLSPKTVTQADAAIAGTWTFRRVTDAEGRTVAMGRVVGDGGWYFLIADMATLPDHQGLGLGSIILDGLLQEIRDRAEDGAYVTLTADPPGRRLYESRGFADVAPERTGMHQVLRASG; this comes from the coding sequence ATGACTGCGCCGCGTCCGCTTCCCACCGGCTACCGCCTCCACGCCGACCCTCCGACCGCCGCGGACTACTGCACGCTGCGCGCCGAGAGCGGGCTGTCGCCGAAAACTGTGACCCAGGCGGATGCGGCGATCGCCGGCACATGGACCTTCCGCCGAGTGACGGATGCCGAGGGGCGGACGGTCGCGATGGGCCGAGTCGTCGGCGACGGCGGCTGGTACTTCCTCATCGCCGACATGGCGACGTTGCCGGATCACCAAGGTCTGGGCCTCGGCTCGATCATCCTCGACGGGCTGCTCCAGGAGATCCGCGATCGTGCGGAGGACGGCGCCTACGTCACACTGACCGCGGACCCTCCCGGACGGCGCCTCTACGAGTCGCGCGGTTTCGCGGACGTGGCGCCCGAGCGCACCGGCATGCATCAGGTGTTGCGCGCCTCGGGGTGA
- a CDS encoding alpha/beta fold hydrolase: protein MDLSTASLPVALTPLGSAVGRPVLVLPGGPCRPPEYLTDFAGLGERHPLVVLHPRGTPASGGLSRGWWTDAEDVVAAIDALGIDTIDIIGHSAGTRLSLALATRFPDRVRSLALVTPPATWLTGTAHDGDDLVALREDPQGLDGYRSVVNDEPQTQEAFEEVFRRQAPATYARWTATEQAHASIGRMSLAAAEAWFRDIPADAVDLIRAASLPSTLVVGGDVDLLTGRRPVEAYAGALGAELAMISDCGHYPWVEKPEEFHRILDAWLTAQR, encoded by the coding sequence GTGGATCTCAGCACCGCCTCCCTGCCCGTCGCCCTCACTCCGCTCGGCTCCGCCGTCGGCCGCCCGGTCCTCGTCCTCCCCGGCGGACCGTGCCGCCCGCCCGAGTACCTCACCGACTTCGCCGGACTCGGCGAGCGCCACCCCCTCGTCGTTCTCCACCCGCGCGGCACGCCCGCATCCGGCGGCCTCTCCCGAGGATGGTGGACGGACGCCGAGGACGTCGTCGCAGCGATCGACGCGCTCGGGATCGACACGATCGACATCATCGGCCATTCGGCGGGCACGCGCCTCTCGCTCGCGTTGGCGACCCGGTTCCCCGACAGGGTGCGCTCGCTGGCCCTTGTGACGCCGCCCGCGACCTGGCTGACCGGCACCGCGCACGACGGCGACGACCTCGTCGCGCTTCGAGAGGACCCGCAGGGCCTCGACGGGTACAGATCCGTCGTGAACGACGAACCCCAGACGCAGGAGGCCTTCGAGGAGGTCTTCCGCCGGCAGGCACCCGCCACCTACGCACGGTGGACGGCGACCGAGCAGGCGCATGCGAGCATCGGGCGCATGAGTCTCGCCGCGGCCGAGGCCTGGTTCCGCGACATCCCCGCCGATGCCGTCGACCTCATCCGCGCCGCGTCACTGCCATCCACGCTCGTCGTCGGCGGCGACGTCGACTTGTTGACCGGTCGCCGCCCGGTCGAGGCGTACGCCGGAGCCCTCGGCGCCGAGCTCGCCATGATCAGCGACTGCGGGCACTACCCCTGGGTGGAGAAGCCGGAGGAGTTCCACCGCATCCTCGATGCGTGGCTCACCGCGCAGCGATGA
- the pgl gene encoding 6-phosphogluconolactonase, producing MTYGSITTFPQAADVAAEAARDAVRTLGAAIEANGGAVWVLAGGSSPMAAYAILAAQDADAIDWSKVTVLIGDERSVPLSDPQSNWGTIAPALLDQPGFDAMVQLRPDTDVDEDESARRYAAAIAALPKTDAGAPRLDLVWLGVGEDGHTLSLFPGHPDFRPVDELVIPVHNSPKPPPTRITLTLKALDGAQHVVVFATGAGKKDALAEALADGALPIAVVAAHVTAAGGSVQWLFDEAAAG from the coding sequence GTGACCTACGGTTCGATCACCACCTTCCCGCAGGCCGCGGACGTCGCCGCCGAGGCCGCCCGCGACGCGGTTCGCACGCTGGGCGCCGCGATCGAGGCGAACGGCGGCGCTGTCTGGGTGCTCGCCGGCGGAAGCTCGCCGATGGCGGCCTACGCGATCCTCGCTGCCCAGGATGCGGACGCGATCGACTGGTCGAAGGTCACGGTCCTGATCGGCGATGAGCGTTCGGTGCCGCTGAGTGACCCGCAGTCGAACTGGGGCACGATCGCTCCCGCGCTGCTGGACCAGCCCGGCTTCGACGCCATGGTGCAGCTGCGTCCCGACACGGACGTCGACGAGGATGAATCCGCGCGCCGGTACGCCGCGGCGATCGCAGCGCTGCCGAAGACGGATGCGGGAGCGCCGCGCCTGGACCTGGTCTGGCTCGGCGTCGGAGAAGACGGACACACACTGTCGCTGTTCCCCGGGCATCCCGACTTCCGCCCGGTCGACGAGCTCGTGATCCCAGTCCACAACTCTCCCAAGCCGCCGCCCACGCGCATCACGCTCACCCTCAAGGCGCTGGACGGTGCGCAGCATGTGGTCGTCTTCGCGACCGGTGCAGGCAAGAAGGATGCGCTGGCCGAGGCGCTCGCCGACGGCGCGTTGCCGATCGCGGTCGTCGCGGCTCACGTCACCGCCGCCGGAGGATCCGTGCAGTGGTTGTTCGACGAGGCAGCGGCCGGCTGA
- a CDS encoding long-chain-fatty-acid--CoA ligase, which produces MTADTISGSPLEARPWIASYAEGVPAEIEPVTETLVDLLDASVSRYGDRVALEFFGAETTYAELGEQVSRAANALRKLGVQAGDRVALILPNCPQHVVAFYAALRIGAIVVEHNPLYTPRELRHQFEVHGAVVAIVWDKVADTVAEFPEDVAPSAIVSVRMPDALPFGKRLALRLPVAKARETREAMTTRPRARGLLEWSDFVRVRKLPRKWPKPRLDDTALLQLTSGTTGTPKAAILSHRNLRSNAAQGRAWVPGLTEGGEVFYAVLPLFHAYGLTLCLTFAISLGARVVLFPKFDVDAVIAASARSKPTFLPAVPPIYDALSRASTRKGVDLSSIRFAISGATSLPVPTVTRWEEATGGLLVEGYGMTETSPVALGNPIGPSRRPGTVGVPFPSTEIRVVDPDDPRVDRPAGEAGELLIRGPQVFQGYWQQPDETQAVLLPGGWLRTGDIVTVSEDGFVTVIDRVKELIITGGFNVSPTEVEQVLLLHPDVAEAAVVGIPRPSGGEDVVAAIVTREGAVFDAAALRDFARTHITSYKVPKRIVEVQDLPRSQIGKVLRRVVRERLSAR; this is translated from the coding sequence ATGACCGCGGACACGATCTCCGGCTCACCGCTCGAGGCCCGCCCCTGGATCGCTTCCTACGCAGAGGGGGTGCCGGCCGAGATCGAGCCCGTCACCGAGACGCTCGTCGACCTTCTCGACGCATCCGTCTCGCGCTACGGCGACCGCGTCGCGCTGGAGTTCTTCGGCGCCGAGACGACGTACGCCGAGCTGGGGGAGCAGGTCTCCCGCGCCGCAAACGCCCTGCGCAAGTTGGGCGTGCAGGCGGGGGACCGGGTCGCGCTCATCCTGCCGAACTGCCCCCAACACGTCGTCGCGTTCTACGCTGCCCTGCGCATCGGCGCGATCGTCGTCGAGCACAACCCGCTCTACACGCCGCGCGAGCTCCGCCACCAGTTCGAGGTGCACGGCGCCGTCGTCGCGATCGTGTGGGACAAGGTCGCCGACACGGTCGCCGAGTTCCCCGAAGACGTCGCGCCCTCGGCCATCGTCTCCGTGCGGATGCCGGACGCGCTGCCCTTCGGCAAGCGTCTGGCGCTGCGGCTGCCCGTCGCGAAGGCGCGGGAGACGCGCGAAGCCATGACCACCCGCCCGCGCGCCCGCGGCCTGCTCGAATGGTCCGACTTCGTGCGCGTGCGCAAGCTCCCGCGTAAGTGGCCGAAGCCGCGTCTCGACGACACCGCGCTTCTGCAGCTCACGAGCGGCACCACGGGCACGCCCAAGGCGGCGATCCTCTCGCACCGCAACCTCCGCTCGAACGCCGCGCAGGGGCGTGCCTGGGTGCCGGGGCTCACCGAGGGTGGCGAGGTGTTCTACGCCGTGCTCCCGCTCTTCCATGCGTACGGGCTCACCCTCTGCCTCACCTTCGCGATCTCGCTGGGTGCTCGCGTCGTGCTGTTCCCGAAGTTCGACGTGGATGCGGTCATCGCCGCCTCCGCGAGGTCGAAGCCCACGTTCCTGCCCGCCGTGCCGCCGATCTACGACGCACTCTCGCGGGCCAGCACGCGCAAGGGTGTCGATCTCTCCAGCATCCGTTTCGCGATCTCCGGAGCGACGAGTCTGCCGGTACCGACGGTGACGCGCTGGGAGGAGGCGACTGGCGGGCTTCTCGTGGAGGGCTACGGCATGACCGAAACCTCCCCGGTTGCCCTCGGCAACCCGATCGGGCCCTCGCGGCGCCCCGGCACGGTGGGTGTGCCCTTCCCGAGCACCGAGATCCGGGTCGTCGACCCCGACGATCCGCGCGTTGACCGTCCGGCCGGGGAAGCGGGGGAGCTGCTCATCCGCGGCCCGCAGGTGTTCCAGGGCTATTGGCAACAGCCCGACGAGACCCAGGCCGTGCTGCTTCCCGGAGGATGGTTGCGCACCGGCGACATCGTGACGGTGAGCGAGGACGGCTTCGTCACCGTCATCGACCGCGTCAAAGAGCTCATCATCACGGGGGGCTTCAACGTCAGCCCGACCGAGGTCGAGCAGGTGCTGCTGCTGCATCCGGATGTGGCGGAGGCGGCCGTCGTCGGCATCCCCCGTCCGTCGGGCGGCGAGGATGTGGTGGCGGCGATCGTCACGCGCGAGGGTGCAGTCTTCGACGCGGCCGCGCTGCGGGACTTCGCGCGCACGCACATCACCTCGTACAAGGTGCCCAAGCGGATCGTCGAGGTGCAGGATCTGCCCCGCTCGCAGATCGGCAAGGTGCTGCGCCGCGTCGTCCGCGAGCGACTCTCGGCCCGCTAG
- a CDS encoding alpha/beta fold hydrolase — protein sequence MNDLRYRSSAGARQIRETYERLLHRYLPDAGQSVALTSIGEITAITAGSLTAPPVVLLHGSGSTALSWAPTILQLAGSHHVLALDLPGEPGRSTPTRVPFAAEDQARWLFEAHQQLIGAPAAYVGVSLGGWIATAFAAHRPELVERLILHSSSGFGPRKIAPLVVAGLLAGLGERGRKRALSYLTGPHRTDEARTELQRQLDRYAMQTFAHFSPRTDKLPEHPTELLRNIRGRVTATFGAKDRMLDAVAAASRIRSTIPAAEVELRSHEGHLLSDQPRLTYRQLTD from the coding sequence ATGAATGACCTCCGCTATCGCAGCAGCGCTGGTGCCCGCCAGATCCGCGAGACATATGAGCGGCTTCTGCACCGCTACCTGCCCGATGCCGGACAGAGCGTCGCACTCACCTCGATCGGCGAGATCACGGCAATCACCGCCGGATCTCTCACAGCTCCGCCCGTCGTCCTTCTGCACGGCTCGGGCTCGACGGCGCTGTCCTGGGCTCCGACCATCCTGCAGTTGGCCGGGTCGCATCACGTCCTCGCGCTCGATCTGCCCGGCGAGCCAGGTAGGAGCACGCCCACCCGGGTGCCCTTCGCCGCCGAGGATCAAGCCCGCTGGCTCTTCGAAGCGCATCAACAGCTCATCGGCGCCCCGGCCGCCTATGTCGGAGTCTCGCTCGGCGGGTGGATCGCCACGGCGTTCGCGGCACACCGCCCCGAGCTGGTGGAACGTCTGATCCTTCATTCGTCCAGCGGTTTCGGCCCGCGCAAGATCGCCCCGCTCGTTGTTGCCGGCCTCCTCGCCGGGCTCGGGGAGCGCGGCCGGAAGCGTGCTCTGTCCTATCTCACAGGGCCGCACCGGACCGACGAAGCGCGAACAGAACTCCAGCGACAGCTCGACCGGTACGCGATGCAGACCTTCGCACACTTCTCGCCTCGAACCGACAAGCTCCCCGAGCACCCGACGGAGCTGTTGCGGAACATCCGGGGTCGCGTGACCGCCACCTTCGGCGCAAAGGACCGGATGCTCGACGCCGTGGCGGCTGCCAGCCGCATCCGCTCGACGATCCCCGCTGCCGAGGTGGAGCTTCGCTCGCACGAGGGGCACCTTCTCAGCGATCAGCCCCGCCTGACCTACCGCCAACTCACCGACTGA
- a CDS encoding helix-turn-helix domain-containing protein — translation MEELLSVDDVAARLQLRPRTVREYIRSGRLQATRIGKQYRIHIKDLKLIEGGAPLAAPTQDGASTRTAASVVVRVDAASAEQERRVSDLLNANGAAPRVALQIVRMPDDLALQIIASGPLEAVLDVLVTINNAVEITNE, via the coding sequence GTGGAAGAGCTTCTGAGTGTCGACGACGTTGCTGCCCGTCTACAGCTCCGGCCCCGTACCGTGCGCGAGTACATCCGCAGTGGACGTCTGCAAGCGACCCGCATCGGCAAGCAGTACCGCATTCACATCAAGGATCTGAAGCTCATCGAAGGCGGTGCGCCCCTGGCAGCGCCCACCCAGGATGGCGCGTCGACGCGGACTGCGGCCTCCGTCGTCGTTCGCGTCGACGCCGCGAGCGCGGAACAGGAACGGCGAGTCTCAGACCTGCTCAATGCGAATGGGGCGGCACCCCGGGTCGCACTTCAGATCGTGCGAATGCCAGATGATCTCGCGCTCCAGATCATCGCGTCCGGTCCGCTCGAGGCCGTCCTGGACGTCCTCGTCACCATCAACAATGCTGTGGAGATCACGAATGAATGA